The genomic DNA CGCCTGCCCTTTCTTCGATTAACAGAACGGCATCGGGTTGAGGTTCATTATCGCGATCGAGCCGAATCGTTGGATTGTCCCCGATTAAAACACTAGGTGTGAATGCTCGATAAACGCCTAACCAAGTCATTAAATCACCATGCGGCTGACCATGGCTCCGAAACCGTAGAGCGGCAGGCACGTAAACGACTCCTTCAATTAATTCAGCTTTTTTCAGGTGCGGCATTGCCTCATAGCGACGCTCAAACTCATGGCGAGTCAAACGATCGCCGCTCTCCAACGGAGGAATCTGCATCGGAAGAATACGCTTCTGGTAAAGGGAAGTATCGACCATCGGGAAAGTGCTCTATGGGGCGATCCGCTGAAGGCGGCTACGAGAGTCAATCGATCGTATTTTATCGCTGTGATTTGGGAGTAAGCAGCAATCGGGACATACTATCAAAAGCGAGCAGTGCTTTCGTGAGAATCAAACCATTCAAAGTCCCCCACCTGTAGAGAATTAGGGGGCGTGAGGAGTTGAGCCACCTAATCGAGAATTTGTGTACACGACCAAGCCACGATCGCAGCAAAAAATCAGTCTATATTAAGGACTGTAACGTGCTTTAAATCTCTCCATTAAATCCCTCCTCCTATGGCTTTCATTCGGATTCCTCCTGGCTGGCAGTTGCCGGAACGCGATGCAACTCCTGAAACGGTTTTTTTCAATCGGCGACGTTTCCTGAAAGGACTGGCGGGTGCAGGAATTGCTGGGGCGGTGCTGCCGCTGGTGGGCTGTCGGACGCAGAAGCCGCTGGATAGGGCTGCGATCGCTGGTGTTCAACCGCTTGCCGTGACCCTGAATCCTGCCTTTGCCCAGGTAGACCGTCCCATCACCAATGAACTGGTTGCCGCTACTTATAACAACTTTTATGAGTTTGGCAGCACCAAAACTGCGATCTGGCAGAATGCCCGTCCCCTGCCGATCGAGGATTGGAAAGTAGAAGTGGGCGGACTGGTCAAAAATCCCCAGACCTTTGATCTGGATGACCTGACGAAGAAGTTTCCCCTTGAGGAGCGAATTTATCGCTTTCGCTGCGTCGAGGCTTGGTCGATGGTGATTCCCTGGGTGGGCTTCCCGATGAATCTCATCATCAAAGCAGTCGAGCCGACTTCCGCCGCAAAATTTGTCCGCTTTACCTCCTACTACGATTCCAAAGTTACCCCAGGTCCACTGTTCCCGCCGAATCAGTTTCTTCCCTTCCCCTACACCGAAGGGATGCGAATTGAGGAAATGGCAAACGATCTGGCATTCTTTGCGGTCGGTGCTTACGGACATACCCTGCCCAAACAGCACGGCGCACCCCTGCGGGCAGCGATTCCCTGGAAGTACGGCTTTAAGGGCGCAAAGTCGATCGTCAAAATTGAGTTTGTGGACAAGCAGCCCGCAACCTTCTGGAATACCCTGATTCCCAGCGAATACAAGTTTGAATCCAACGTTGACCCTGCTGTTCCCCATCCCCGCTGGTCGCAGTCCCAGGAACGATTTGTCGGTGCAGAACCCGAATTCGCCTGGATCGAAAAGCCAACGCTAAAATATAACGGCTACGGAGAATATGTTGCCTCCCTGTATTCCTGAGTTCATTGCAACAGCTAGCAGAAATTCTTGTGGGGTGAGCATCCTGCCTGCCCAGTGACATCTATTCGTTCAGTACCTCACCAATCAGGTTGCGAATCCCCCACCCAAAAGGAGACTTCCATAATGCAGGAGACAATTTTTGAGCGGTTTCTCGCACCGATTTTCAACAACTTTCTGATCGATCGCCAAGCCCTGCTGAACTACCAGCAAAGCAAAGACTGGGAAAAGGAGTGCGATCGCTTCCGTCAGCCCAATCTAGAATATCCCGCCTACTACCAGTCCCAGAATTTCCACGGCATCAAAGGCGGGTATCTAACCAGCAGCGCAGCCGTCACCTACGATCCGATTACCCAATACGTTCTGCCGCCAAACGAAGAATGGGTGCGTCAGGGCTTGATCGATCGCATTCGCTGCCATCCCCGCAGAATTCTTGATCTAGGGTGTGGCACAGGCTCCACTACGCTGCTGCTCAAAAAGGCATTTCCAGAAGCAGAGGTAATCGGCATGGATCTGTCGCCCTATATGCTCGTCGTGGCGGACGATCGTGCCCAGAAAGCGGGACTGAAGATCGCCTATCAGCAGGGAAACGCCGAACAGACCAACTTCCCCGATGCCAGATTCGATCTGGTGACTGCCTCATTGCTGTTCCACGAAACACCCCCGCTCGTCTCCTGCGCCATTTTGCAGGAATGCTTCCGATTGCTAAAACCGGGCGGCGAAGTGCTGATTCTAGACGGCAACCAGGAAACCTTGCGCCAAACGGAATGGCTAACG from Leptolyngbya ohadii IS1 includes the following:
- the msrP gene encoding protein-methionine-sulfoxide reductase catalytic subunit MsrP; amino-acid sequence: MAFIRIPPGWQLPERDATPETVFFNRRRFLKGLAGAGIAGAVLPLVGCRTQKPLDRAAIAGVQPLAVTLNPAFAQVDRPITNELVAATYNNFYEFGSTKTAIWQNARPLPIEDWKVEVGGLVKNPQTFDLDDLTKKFPLEERIYRFRCVEAWSMVIPWVGFPMNLIIKAVEPTSAAKFVRFTSYYDSKVTPGPLFPPNQFLPFPYTEGMRIEEMANDLAFFAVGAYGHTLPKQHGAPLRAAIPWKYGFKGAKSIVKIEFVDKQPATFWNTLIPSEYKFESNVDPAVPHPRWSQSQERFVGAEPEFAWIEKPTLKYNGYGEYVASLYS
- a CDS encoding class I SAM-dependent methyltransferase; translated protein: MQETIFERFLAPIFNNFLIDRQALLNYQQSKDWEKECDRFRQPNLEYPAYYQSQNFHGIKGGYLTSSAAVTYDPITQYVLPPNEEWVRQGLIDRIRCHPRRILDLGCGTGSTTLLLKKAFPEAEVIGMDLSPYMLVVADDRAQKAGLKIAYQQGNAEQTNFPDARFDLVTASLLFHETPPLVSCAILQECFRLLKPGGEVLILDGNQETLRQTEWLTQIFEEPYIKDFAAGSVDAWMGRAGFQDVQTDSHWWVNQVTRGVKPLPYQKVSFESAESVLEGKGAWATGS